From Argopecten irradians isolate NY chromosome 2, Ai_NY, whole genome shotgun sequence, the proteins below share one genomic window:
- the LOC138313649 gene encoding calpain-B-like, producing MGSLLSKCTGRDSRDFDDLNAPKPAPNPASPAPVPEPDPTPPPRDPTPPPRDPTPPPPDPTPPRDPTPPPRDPTPPPPDPTPPREPTPPPRDPTPPPREPTPPPAVDLPPSRDPTPPPPPSVTPPRGSSPTPGLHFGTEYKQTHLDTFEVHVDFRSKPTAFDIERRPFVTSGLYTDYEFPLEVALPKPDPHGREIEWKRPTDIRSNPVLFSDGTSKYDIGQRSIGTCWFLAMVTNIADKPNLLKKVIPSDAYPVGTPAYDGVFHCQFWRYGVWEDVYIDDNLPIVYGNSVYGAHSDTDENEMWVALLEKAFARCYGSYEAITGGQSAASYVALTSGVPEEVDFTSGEVSPDEIFYRLTNAHRSGAMVACAVPGNYNGYKGLIGNHEYTLTGTAKVGDTRLVRVRNPWGQSEWEGAWGDGCLVQPTNVLHHRRTKATDSRIHHKNSPQRSFRYLVQPGKFHLHTQCLTGNIIQGVNAGGQVSHETVGTNPQFRITVNQTGFVRFQVLQDEKPQLVPLGIRMWRDDGDVQVPLEYRWINLNYREAGVIVLMTDNDDGKFTQGRNVKADYMLDPGNYVLLLHLNTPEEETKFALLVQSEYQPDITGYQLGN from the exons ATGGGAAGTCTCCTGTCAAAATGTACAGGAAGGGATAGTCGCGATTTTGACGACCTGAACGCTCCGAAACCCGCACCCAATCCTGCAAGTCCAGCTCCTGTTCCCGAACCCGATCCAACACCGCCCCCGAGGGACCCGACCCCTCCACCACGAGACCCTACTCCCCCTCCACCTGACCCAACACCTCCTAGAGATCCGACCCCACCCCCACGGGATCCTACCCCTCCACCACCAGATCCAACACCCCCTAGAGAACCGACCCCACCTCCTAGGGACCCCACTCCGCCCCCAAGGGAACCTACTCCTCCCCCGGCCGTAGATTTGCCTCCTTCACGAGACCCAACCCCACCTCCACCCCCTTCAGTAACCCCACCCCGTGGCTCCTCCCCTACTCCAGGACTTCACTTTGGAACAGAGTACAAGCAAACGCACCTAGACACATTTGAAGTTCATGTTGACTTCCGGTCGAAGCCTACAGCTTTTGATATTGAGCGCCGCCCTTTCGTCACTTCCGGTCTATACACGGATTATGAGTTCCCCTTGGAGGTTGCTCTGCCTAAACCCGATCCACATGGACGTGAGATAGAATGGAAACGTCCCACT GATATTCGAAGCAACCCGGTTCTGTTTTCAGATGGAACGTCCAAGTATGAcataggtcaaaggtcaatcgGTACCTGTTGGTTCCTGGCCATGGTAACCAATATAGCCGACAAACCAAATCTACTAAAAAAG GTGATTCCTTCAGATGCCTACCCCGTAGGGACCCCCGCGTATGATGGTGTGTTCCATTGTCAGTTCTGGCGTTACGGAGTATGGGAGGACGTTTACATTGATGACAATCTACCCATTGTATATGGCAATTCTGTATACGGGGCACATTCTGACACAGACGAAAACGAAATGTGGGTTGCTCTGCTCGAGAAGGCATTCGCAAG GTGCTACGGCAGTTATGAAGCCATCACTGGAGGTCAAAGTGCGGCTTCATATGTAGCCCTTACATCAGGTGTTCCGGAGGAAGTAGATTTCACTTCAGGGGAAGTCAGCCcagatgaaatattttatcGCCTCACAAACGCTCACCGTTCTGGCGCTATGGTTGCGTGCGCAGTTCCG GGAAACTACAACGGCTACAAAGGACTGATAGGCAACCACGAGTACACACTGACGGGAACGGCCAAG GTTGGTGACACCCGTTTAGTCCGAGTACGGAACCCATGGGGTCAATCTGAGTGGGAGGGTGCTTGGGGTGACGG GTGTTTGGTTCAGCCGACCAATGTTTTACATCATAGACGAACTAAGGCTACGGACAGCAGAATTCATCACAAAAACTCACCGCAACGCTCCTTCCGTTACTTGGTCCAACCTGGAAAGTTTCATT tacACACGCAGTGTCTAACGGGTAATATTATCCAGGGAGTCAATGCTGGAGGTCAGGTCTCTCACGAAACAGTGGGGACCAATCCACAGTTCCGAATTACTGTCAACCAAACAG GGTTTGTCCGGTTCCAGGTATTGCAAGATGAAAAACCACAACTGGTTCCACTCGGTATCCGCATGTGGAGA GATGACGGCGACGTCCAGGTGCCTTTGGAATACCGCTGGATCAACTTAAACTACAGAGAGGCTGGCGTGATCGTGTTGATGACAGACAATGACGACGGAAAGTTCACACAGGGACGCAATGTCAAGGCCGATTATATGCTTGACCCCGGAAATTACGTCCTGCTCCTTCatctcaatactccagaggaGGAAACCAAATTCGCTCTGCTTGTTCAGTCAGAGTACCAACCAGACATTAC tggCTATCAACTTGGGAACTGA